The following are encoded in a window of Methylocystis rosea genomic DNA:
- a CDS encoding sigma-54-dependent transcriptional regulator — protein MASDILIVDDEEDIRELVAGILSDEGHGVRTAKDSDEALAAIASRRPHLVFLDIWLQGSRLDGLQVLELVQKQHKGLPVVMISGHGNIETAVSAIKIGAYDFIEKPFKADRLVLVAERALEAYQLRRELSALRQRAGAFDRIVGDSPAAHQLQQLIGRVAPVNSRVLITGAPGTGKELAARCIHEASSRAGGPFVVINSATITPENMEIELFGREGADGERKIGALEEAHGGTLFLDEIADMPKDSQAKILRVLVDQTFQRVGGSNKVEVDVRIISSSARDLASAIEEGTLREDLFHRLAVVPIRIPSLAERREDIPALIDYFMENMSLASGMPRRRISEDALAILQLHDWPGNIRQLRNNVERLMILTSGDSGATITAEMLPADVGELVPATPAGVRGEKLMSLPLREAREVFEREYLVAQLNRFSGNISRTAEFIGMERSALHRKLKSLSVES, from the coding sequence ATGGCCAGCGATATTTTGATCGTCGACGATGAAGAGGACATCAGAGAGCTTGTCGCCGGAATTCTGAGCGACGAAGGGCACGGGGTCCGCACCGCCAAAGACTCCGACGAAGCGCTTGCGGCGATCGCGAGCCGGCGTCCGCATCTCGTTTTTCTCGACATCTGGCTGCAAGGGTCTCGGCTGGACGGCCTCCAGGTGCTCGAACTCGTGCAGAAGCAGCACAAGGGCTTGCCCGTGGTCATGATCTCGGGCCACGGCAATATCGAAACCGCGGTCAGCGCGATCAAGATCGGCGCATACGACTTTATCGAAAAGCCCTTCAAGGCGGATCGGCTGGTGCTCGTCGCCGAGCGGGCGCTTGAAGCCTATCAGCTGCGGCGCGAACTTTCCGCGCTGCGCCAGCGGGCAGGAGCCTTCGACCGCATCGTCGGCGATTCGCCGGCGGCCCATCAGCTGCAGCAGCTAATTGGCCGCGTCGCCCCTGTGAATTCGCGCGTGCTGATCACCGGCGCCCCCGGCACAGGCAAGGAACTCGCCGCCCGCTGCATCCACGAGGCGTCGAGTCGCGCCGGCGGACCGTTCGTCGTCATCAATTCGGCCACGATCACGCCGGAGAACATGGAAATCGAGCTGTTCGGTCGCGAAGGCGCCGACGGCGAGCGCAAGATCGGCGCGCTTGAGGAGGCGCACGGCGGGACGCTGTTCCTCGACGAAATCGCCGACATGCCAAAGGATAGCCAGGCGAAAATCCTGCGCGTGCTGGTCGATCAGACGTTTCAGCGGGTCGGCGGATCGAACAAGGTCGAGGTCGACGTGCGCATTATCTCGTCCTCGGCGCGAGATCTCGCGTCGGCGATCGAAGAGGGAACGCTGCGCGAGGATCTATTTCATCGCCTCGCGGTGGTGCCGATCCGGATTCCCTCGCTGGCGGAGCGGCGCGAGGACATCCCGGCGCTCATCGACTATTTCATGGAGAACATGTCGCTCGCTTCCGGCATGCCGCGCCGACGGATCTCGGAAGACGCCCTCGCTATCCTGCAGTTGCACGACTGGCCCGGCAACATCCGCCAGTTGAGGAATAATGTAGAGCGCTTAATGATCCTCACGTCTGGCGATTCCGGCGCGACGATCACGGCCGAAATGCTTCCGGCCGATGTCGGCGAACTCGTGCCGGCGACTCCCGCCGGCGTTCGCGGCGAGAAACTGATGAGCCTGCCACTCAGAGAGGCGCGGGAAGTTTTCGAGCGCGAATACCTCGTCGCTCAGCTCAATCGCTTCTCCGGGAATATCTCCCGAACGGCGGAGTTCATCGGCATGGAGCGCTCGGCCTTACACCGAAAACTTAAGTCGCTCTCTGTCGAGTCATAG
- a CDS encoding MBL fold metallo-hydrolase, with amino-acid sequence MSLRISILGCGSSGGVPRVGQGWGKCDPDNPKNRRRRCSILVARGPADAATQVLVDTGPDLREQLIDADVKRLDAVFYTHPHADHTHGVDDVRGLVILSGRRIPAYMDEPTSRSFATKFDYIFKTPPGSFYPPLMTEHRLHLGRAETVEGPGGAIVATPFRLDHGDMDALGFRFDNVAYTPDLHAVPPESVQYLEGLDLWIIDALRHQRHGTHLSVSQALDFIAHFKPKRAVLTDLHVDLDYDALAATLPENVTPAFDGMALEV; translated from the coding sequence GTGAGCTTGAGAATCAGCATCCTTGGGTGCGGCTCGTCGGGCGGCGTGCCGCGCGTCGGGCAGGGCTGGGGAAAGTGCGATCCGGACAATCCGAAAAATCGGCGCCGGCGCTGTTCGATTCTCGTCGCTCGAGGTCCTGCTGACGCAGCGACGCAAGTGCTCGTGGACACCGGACCGGATCTACGCGAGCAACTCATCGACGCCGACGTCAAGCGGCTCGACGCGGTCTTCTATACCCATCCCCACGCCGACCACACCCACGGCGTCGACGATGTGCGCGGCCTGGTCATTCTGAGCGGTCGGCGCATCCCGGCCTATATGGACGAACCGACTTCGCGGTCTTTCGCCACGAAGTTCGACTACATCTTCAAGACGCCGCCGGGGAGCTTTTATCCGCCGCTGATGACCGAGCATCGGCTGCATCTGGGGCGCGCCGAGACGGTCGAGGGACCGGGCGGCGCCATCGTCGCCACGCCTTTTCGCCTGGACCATGGCGACATGGACGCACTCGGCTTTCGCTTCGACAACGTGGCCTACACGCCGGATCTTCACGCGGTTCCGCCAGAGAGCGTTCAGTATCTGGAAGGGCTCGATCTCTGGATTATCGACGCGCTGCGCCATCAGCGGCACGGCACGCATCTGTCCGTCAGTCAGGCGCTGGACTTCATCGCGCATTTCAAGCCAAAGCGCGCCGTTCTGACGGATCTGCACGTTGATTTGGATTACGACGCGCTCGCCGCGACGCTGCCGGAAAATGTCACGCCGGCTTTTGACGGAATGGCGCTCGAAGTCTGA
- a CDS encoding cold-shock protein encodes MSKGRDFRGPRKRGFDDDAPYSYDSPRTSRAPRSPFGGGFPDSPPPMSNEPAVDAIVKWFKTDKGFGFVELANGTGDAFLHIGAVQAAGYDTLPPGAKLQVQVTSSVKGQQVARILEVDLAGAAERAPPPPPRAGGGFDSPRPRRQAPDPSTAVPVAGKVKWFDETKGFGFVQSDDGGKDVFVHISILGPSGVNRLAEGQPVTMQVVDTAKGREALSIILD; translated from the coding sequence ATGAGCAAAGGTAGAGATTTTCGGGGCCCCCGCAAGCGCGGATTTGATGACGACGCTCCGTATAGCTATGATTCGCCGCGCACGAGCCGGGCGCCGCGATCTCCCTTTGGCGGCGGATTTCCAGATTCGCCGCCTCCGATGTCGAACGAGCCAGCAGTCGACGCCATCGTGAAGTGGTTTAAGACTGACAAGGGGTTCGGCTTCGTTGAGCTTGCCAATGGCACCGGCGACGCGTTCCTCCATATCGGCGCCGTTCAGGCGGCGGGATATGACACGCTGCCGCCCGGCGCGAAATTGCAGGTGCAGGTCACGAGCTCGGTGAAGGGCCAGCAAGTGGCGCGCATTCTCGAGGTCGATTTGGCTGGCGCCGCTGAGCGGGCGCCTCCGCCGCCGCCGCGCGCAGGCGGCGGTTTTGACAGCCCCCGGCCCCGTCGTCAGGCGCCCGATCCGTCGACCGCCGTTCCGGTCGCCGGCAAGGTCAAATGGTTCGACGAGACAAAAGGCTTCGGCTTCGTGCAGTCGGACGACGGCGGCAAGGACGTGTTCGTCCATATTTCGATTCTGGGCCCATCCGGCGTGAACCGGCTCGCCGAGGGGCAGCCGGTCACTATGCAGGTCGTCGATACGGCGAAAGGCAGAGAAGCGCTGTCGATCATCCTGGATTGA
- a CDS encoding sensor histidine kinase NtrY-like, which yields MALTGDSASPPKAKGRTPFRSWFGPIIVIGAVGCALATFLVVAEFGAISPTDDRLLPLLLINGVFVAVLLAMVIVKAWRLYRVWRRGEAAARLHVRTVGFFSVIALIPAILLAVAGSLTLERVLNPAFMSSVKVFVHNTAEAAAVFRESQCRALLQEAQLTASDLDRAAILYNSDRPYFHQIFQSRAYFLGFSVAALVKSNGEILDRVDVAQNAASIIIAPPQSEFDDARRGEPLCLVIDDGKSFVALRALSAFQDTFLYVTRPIDPIAVEFPKQAQNLISSYDVFDAYRAAVQRAFVLMYAFLTTIMLLSSIWFGLDFADRLVTPIRDLIAATDEVSAGNLDVRVNVDKQHGELARLGDVFNNMTTELNLQQNRLIEANRINDERREFTEAVLSGVPVAVMGVDSASVVTILNRSAEELSLADATGQATVGASVASVLPEIVPILKDAAEVFPRAVQSQIIIKRGVAERTLNVRVTSARADAGHHNYVVTLDDITDLVMAQRTSAWADVARRIAHEIKNPLTPIQLSAERLRRKYGKVIQEDRDIFDQCTDTIVRQVDDIKRMVDEFSSFARMPKARPARDDLNECIRQVAFLMRVGNADLDIVEELPETPVIAQFDRRLLSQALTNIVKNAVEGIAAREEKDALEKGRVEIRLNVRDRMAEIDVIDNGKGFPAMNRQRLLEPYMTTRSDGTGLGLPIVAKIVEDHGGRLELLDAPSGRGACVRLIVPLAAETSSKEEPGAAGAQAEKAPAHASEPGQGGV from the coding sequence ATGGCCCTGACCGGAGACTCGGCTTCTCCGCCAAAGGCGAAAGGCAGAACGCCGTTTCGCAGCTGGTTCGGTCCGATCATCGTGATCGGCGCCGTCGGCTGCGCGTTGGCTACATTCCTGGTCGTGGCCGAATTCGGCGCGATATCGCCGACAGACGACCGCCTATTGCCGTTGCTCCTCATCAACGGCGTCTTTGTCGCCGTTCTGCTCGCGATGGTGATCGTCAAGGCCTGGCGCCTTTACCGCGTCTGGCGGCGCGGCGAAGCGGCGGCGCGCCTTCACGTGCGCACGGTCGGCTTTTTCTCGGTTATTGCTCTGATTCCAGCGATTCTGCTCGCCGTAGCGGGATCGCTGACGCTGGAGCGCGTGCTCAATCCCGCCTTCATGTCGAGCGTCAAGGTCTTCGTCCACAATACAGCGGAAGCCGCGGCCGTGTTCCGCGAGAGTCAGTGCCGGGCGCTACTGCAGGAGGCGCAGCTCACGGCTTCGGACCTCGATCGCGCGGCCATTCTCTACAACTCGGACCGTCCGTATTTTCATCAAATATTTCAGTCACGAGCGTATTTCCTGGGCTTCTCCGTCGCGGCGCTGGTGAAATCCAACGGCGAAATTCTCGACCGCGTCGACGTGGCGCAGAACGCCGCCTCCATCATCATCGCCCCGCCGCAATCCGAGTTCGACGACGCGCGGCGCGGGGAGCCTCTGTGCCTTGTCATCGATGACGGCAAGAGCTTCGTCGCTTTGCGTGCGCTCAGCGCCTTTCAGGACACGTTCCTTTACGTCACTCGGCCAATTGACCCGATCGCCGTGGAATTTCCCAAACAGGCTCAGAACCTGATCAGCAGTTATGACGTCTTCGACGCCTATCGCGCCGCCGTCCAGCGGGCCTTCGTGCTGATGTACGCCTTCCTGACGACGATCATGCTGCTGTCGTCCATCTGGTTCGGACTGGATTTCGCCGATCGGCTGGTGACGCCGATCCGCGACCTGATCGCCGCAACCGACGAGGTGTCGGCCGGCAATCTCGACGTTCGCGTCAACGTCGACAAACAGCATGGCGAATTGGCGCGCCTCGGCGACGTCTTCAATAATATGACCACCGAGCTCAATCTTCAGCAAAACCGGCTGATCGAAGCCAATCGGATCAATGACGAACGTCGCGAATTCACCGAGGCCGTGCTCTCCGGCGTGCCGGTCGCGGTTATGGGCGTGGACTCGGCAAGCGTCGTCACCATTCTCAACCGCTCAGCCGAGGAACTGTCGCTCGCAGATGCGACCGGGCAGGCGACCGTCGGCGCCTCGGTCGCGTCGGTCTTGCCGGAGATCGTCCCGATCCTGAAGGACGCGGCGGAAGTCTTTCCGCGCGCCGTTCAAAGCCAGATTATTATCAAGCGCGGCGTCGCAGAGCGCACCTTGAATGTGCGAGTGACCTCGGCGCGCGCCGATGCGGGGCATCATAACTATGTGGTGACGCTCGACGACATCACCGACCTCGTGATGGCGCAGCGCACTTCCGCCTGGGCGGACGTCGCACGGCGCATTGCCCACGAGATTAAAAATCCGTTGACGCCGATTCAGCTTTCGGCCGAGCGGCTGCGCCGCAAATACGGCAAGGTCATCCAGGAAGATCGCGACATTTTCGACCAATGCACAGACACGATTGTGCGCCAAGTTGACGACATCAAGCGTATGGTCGACGAGTTTTCCTCCTTTGCGCGTATGCCGAAGGCGCGCCCGGCGCGCGACGATCTCAACGAATGCATTCGGCAGGTCGCGTTCCTCATGCGGGTCGGCAACGCCGATCTCGACATCGTCGAAGAGTTGCCGGAAACGCCCGTCATCGCGCAGTTCGATCGTCGCTTGCTGTCGCAGGCGCTCACCAATATCGTGAAGAACGCCGTCGAAGGCATCGCCGCACGCGAAGAAAAAGACGCTCTGGAAAAGGGGAGAGTCGAAATCAGATTGAATGTGCGCGATCGCATGGCTGAAATCGACGTGATCGATAATGGTAAGGGCTTCCCGGCGATGAACCGGCAGCGCTTGCTCGAGCCTTACATGACGACGCGATCGGACGGCACCGGACTGGGCCTGCCGATCGTCGCCAAAATCGTCGAGGATCACGGAGGCCGGTTGGAGCTGCTGGACGCGCCGTCGGGTCGGGGGGCCTGCGTCAGGCTTATCGTGCCCCTTGCCGCGGAGACGTCCTCGAAGGAGGAGCCAGGCGCGGCTGGCGCACAGGCTGAAAAAGCGCCGGCGCATGCAAGTGAGCCGGGACAGGGCGGGGTATAA
- a CDS encoding CapA family protein, whose protein sequence is MNEAAPPGDGAPSVRLFLCGDVMIGRGVDQILPSPCPPNLYEEYVSSAQEYVRLAEAASGPIPRPVDPSYIWGDALAELEAHAPDARIINLETSVTRSETAEHKAINYRVSPQNAECLRAAGIDCCALANNHVLDWGRSGLLETLGALERLKIAVAGAGRSAGQAQRPAIIEIPSKGRVVVLSFALPDSGTPLEWAATPSSPGVNLLPDLSAESAAFACDLARNAARREDILVMSIHWGSNWGYDVSNAKRQFAHRLIEDAGASVLHGHSSHHARGFEVHRNRLALYGCGDFLNDYEGIDGQERYRGDLSLMYFADIDTSGDLVQLRLVPLHMRRFRLERASAADAEWLAQTLDRESAPFGVRVRRQPDGALSASWSGGQ, encoded by the coding sequence ATGAACGAAGCCGCGCCGCCGGGTGACGGGGCGCCGTCCGTCCGACTTTTCCTGTGCGGCGACGTGATGATCGGCCGAGGCGTCGATCAGATCCTTCCGTCGCCCTGCCCGCCGAACCTCTATGAGGAATATGTTTCCTCGGCGCAAGAATATGTTCGCCTGGCGGAAGCGGCGTCCGGGCCGATTCCGCGGCCGGTTGATCCTTCCTATATCTGGGGCGACGCGCTCGCCGAGCTTGAAGCACACGCGCCCGACGCCCGCATCATCAATCTCGAAACAAGCGTGACGCGCAGCGAGACGGCCGAACACAAGGCGATCAATTATCGCGTCAGTCCGCAGAATGCGGAATGTCTGCGCGCCGCCGGAATCGATTGCTGCGCGCTGGCCAATAATCACGTTCTCGATTGGGGCCGCTCCGGCCTCCTTGAGACGCTCGGCGCGCTCGAGCGTCTGAAGATCGCCGTCGCCGGCGCCGGACGCTCCGCCGGCCAAGCGCAGCGGCCGGCGATTATTGAGATCCCGAGCAAGGGACGGGTGGTCGTGCTGTCCTTCGCCCTGCCCGACAGCGGAACGCCCTTGGAGTGGGCGGCGACGCCGTCTTCGCCCGGCGTCAATCTTCTGCCTGACCTTTCTGCGGAAAGCGCCGCCTTCGCCTGCGATCTGGCGCGAAACGCGGCGCGCCGCGAAGATATTCTAGTGATGTCGATCCACTGGGGCTCGAACTGGGGCTATGACGTTTCGAACGCCAAAAGACAATTCGCGCATCGGCTGATCGAAGACGCCGGCGCTTCCGTCCTCCATGGACATTCGTCACATCATGCGAGGGGATTTGAGGTTCATCGCAACCGCTTGGCGCTTTATGGCTGCGGCGATTTCCTCAACGACTATGAGGGCATCGATGGCCAAGAGCGCTATCGCGGCGATTTATCCCTGATGTATTTTGCAGACATCGATACGAGCGGCGATCTCGTGCAACTTCGATTGGTCCCGCTGCATATGCGGCGCTTTCGCCTCGAACGGGCCTCGGCCGCCGACGCCGAATGGCTCGCGCAAACGCTCGATCGCGAAAGCGCGCCATTCGGCGTTCGCGTCCGGCGCCAACCAGATGGCGCGCTGTCGGCTTCCTGGTCCGGCGGCCAATGA
- the hfq gene encoding RNA chaperone Hfq produces the protein MSSERSQNLQDTFLNFVRKNKVPLTIFLVNGVKLQGIVTWFDNFCLLLRRDGHSQLVYKHAISTIMPGHPIQMFEPGDDESQADKQR, from the coding sequence ATGTCGTCAGAGCGTTCGCAGAATCTGCAAGATACATTTTTGAATTTCGTCAGGAAGAATAAAGTCCCGCTCACCATCTTCCTCGTCAATGGCGTCAAGCTCCAGGGAATCGTCACCTGGTTCGATAATTTTTGCCTGTTGCTGCGACGAGACGGGCATTCTCAGCTCGTCTACAAGCACGCCATCTCGACGATCATGCCCGGACACCCCATACAAATGTTTGAGCCGGGCGACGACGAGAGCCAGGCCGACAAACAGCGGTAG
- a CDS encoding VOC family protein has protein sequence MAIILNHTIVPARDNEAAARWFARIFGLRYEGAKGHFAPVKVNSELTLLFDKDEGFGASHYAFHVGDNEFDEIFRRVKDEGVAFGSAPGRFTDGQLNDWNGGRGVYFKSPDGHVLELMTQPQ, from the coding sequence ATGGCCATCATTCTCAATCACACCATCGTGCCGGCGCGCGACAATGAGGCGGCGGCGCGCTGGTTCGCACGGATTTTTGGTCTGCGCTACGAGGGCGCCAAGGGCCATTTCGCGCCGGTGAAGGTCAACAGCGAACTCACCCTGCTGTTCGACAAGGATGAGGGCTTCGGCGCCAGCCACTATGCCTTCCACGTCGGCGATAATGAGTTCGATGAGATCTTCCGGCGCGTGAAGGACGAAGGCGTCGCCTTTGGAAGCGCGCCGGGTCGATTCACGGACGGCCAGCTGAACGACTGGAACGGCGGCCGAGGAGTCTATTTTAAAAGCCCTGACGGCCATGTGCTCGAGCTGATGACGCAGCCGCAGTAG
- a CDS encoding TatD family hydrolase — MLIDTHCHLDFPDFAPELAETIARAKARGVARMITISTHLSRFERVKAVAETYPEVFCTVGTHPHHSHEEAEPTVEALVTLSQHPKCVGLGEAGLDYHYDHAPRDVAQRIFRIHVQAARETGLPLVIHTRDADDDCAAILKDEMGKGAFPALLHCFTSGPALAQTALQLGLYISFSGVVTFKNAEYLREIARDVPLERLLVETDAPFLAPTPHRGKRNEPAFVVDTARVLAELKGISAAELAIATTENALRLFSKMPPLDAVA; from the coding sequence ATGCTCATCGATACCCATTGTCACCTCGACTTTCCCGATTTCGCGCCAGAGCTCGCGGAGACGATCGCCCGCGCCAAGGCGCGCGGCGTCGCGAGAATGATCACGATCTCGACGCATCTGTCGCGCTTCGAGCGTGTAAAGGCGGTCGCCGAAACCTATCCGGAGGTCTTCTGCACGGTCGGGACGCATCCGCACCATTCGCACGAAGAGGCCGAGCCGACCGTCGAGGCGCTGGTGACGCTGTCGCAACATCCAAAATGCGTCGGATTGGGCGAAGCGGGCCTTGACTATCACTATGACCACGCGCCGCGCGACGTGGCGCAGCGCATCTTCCGCATTCACGTCCAGGCCGCCCGCGAAACCGGCCTGCCGCTCGTCATTCATACGCGCGACGCCGACGACGACTGCGCCGCGATTCTGAAGGACGAAATGGGGAAGGGGGCTTTCCCCGCCCTGCTCCATTGCTTCACGAGCGGGCCCGCGCTCGCCCAGACCGCGCTGCAGCTCGGCCTCTATATTTCCTTTTCCGGCGTCGTAACATTCAAGAACGCCGAATATCTGCGCGAGATCGCCCGCGACGTGCCGCTGGAGCGCCTGCTGGTCGAAACCGACGCGCCCTTCCTTGCGCCGACGCCTCATCGCGGCAAGCGCAACGAGCCGGCCTTCGTCGTCGACACCGCGCGCGTGCTCGCCGAACTCAAGGGAATCAGCGCCGCTGAACTCGCGATCGCCACAACCGAAAATGCGTTGCGGCTGTTTTCCAAAATGCCGCCTCTGGACGCCGTCGCGTGA
- the mazG gene encoding nucleoside triphosphate pyrophosphohydrolase, whose protein sequence is MSGRPPGDVARLIEIMAALRTPGSGCPWDLVQNFRSIAPYTIEEAYEVADAIERNDLTDLKDELGDLLLQVVFHARMAQEQAAFAFEDVVDAICDKLIRRHPHVFGDAQALDADGVTTQWSAIKAREKMAKQGAPPASLLDGVPLALPALTRALKLQQKASAVGFDWDDAQQVLGKIREETEEVAAELALPGAQASPALEEEIGDLLFVVANLARHAKVDPEQALRGANTKFERRFHHIERRLAEMGHSPEAASLDEMEALWVEAKGAERKPR, encoded by the coding sequence ATGTCCGGTCGACCGCCCGGCGACGTCGCCAGACTGATCGAAATCATGGCGGCGCTGCGCACGCCCGGAAGCGGTTGTCCCTGGGATCTCGTTCAGAATTTCCGCTCGATCGCGCCCTACACGATCGAGGAAGCCTATGAGGTCGCTGACGCCATCGAGCGCAACGATCTTACCGATCTCAAAGACGAGTTAGGCGATCTCCTCCTGCAGGTCGTGTTCCATGCCCGAATGGCGCAGGAGCAGGCCGCCTTCGCCTTCGAGGACGTCGTCGACGCCATCTGCGACAAGCTCATTCGCCGGCATCCGCACGTGTTCGGCGACGCCCAGGCTCTCGACGCCGACGGCGTGACCACACAATGGAGCGCAATCAAAGCGCGCGAGAAGATGGCGAAGCAGGGCGCGCCGCCGGCCAGTCTGCTTGACGGCGTGCCCCTCGCCCTGCCCGCGCTGACGCGCGCCCTCAAGCTGCAACAGAAGGCGTCCGCGGTCGGCTTCGACTGGGACGACGCGCAGCAGGTTCTTGGCAAGATTCGCGAGGAAACCGAGGAAGTCGCCGCGGAACTCGCGCTTCCCGGCGCGCAGGCTTCGCCGGCGCTTGAAGAGGAGATCGGCGATCTGCTGTTTGTCGTCGCCAATCTTGCGCGTCACGCCAAGGTCGATCCCGAGCAGGCGCTTCGTGGCGCCAACACCAAGTTCGAGCGGCGGTTCCACCATATCGAGCGGCGCCTCGCAGAGATGGGCCATTCGCCTGAAGCGGCGTCTCTCGATGAGATGGAAGCGCTATGGGTCGAGGCGAAAGGCGCGGAACGCAAGCCGCGCTGA
- the hflX gene encoding GTPase HflX: MKADSGEVNGTAPNGAGARALVIGPYVTQGGAARARDTAARLIEAVGLAEAIDLDVVGQLPISLNEVRPATYLGKGKVEEIGELVKAKDAALVSMDCQLSPVQQRNLERAWDAKVIDRTGLILEIFGERARTKEGALQVEFAHLSYQKSRLVRSWTHLERQRGGFGFLGGPGETQIETDRRLIEERMRRIEHDLDKVKRTRALHRKTRRDVPYPVVALVGYTNAGKSTLFNRLTKAEVLAQDMLFATLDPTLRQIKLPHGARILLSDTVGFISDLPTMLVSAFRATLEEVTLADVVLHIRDVSHEDWEAQAKDVESILSELGLKGEAEGRILEVWNKIDALDPDRLSALQLAVSGIEPQRRPTLVSALTGQGLDELLARIESTLAAGRVRFEMNLDVADGEGLAWLHAHTEVLEREALPEGGVHLVVRIDPERSEGLARRFPQAEMIREAGAGR; the protein is encoded by the coding sequence TTGAAGGCTGACAGCGGAGAAGTTAACGGGACGGCGCCGAACGGCGCCGGCGCCCGCGCATTGGTCATTGGGCCCTATGTGACTCAAGGCGGCGCGGCGCGTGCGCGCGACACGGCGGCGCGTCTCATCGAGGCGGTGGGGCTTGCCGAGGCGATCGACCTCGATGTCGTCGGTCAGCTTCCCATATCGTTGAACGAAGTTCGACCCGCGACTTACCTAGGGAAGGGCAAGGTCGAAGAGATCGGCGAACTCGTCAAGGCGAAGGACGCCGCGCTGGTCAGCATGGACTGCCAACTCTCGCCCGTGCAGCAGCGCAATCTTGAAAGGGCGTGGGACGCCAAGGTCATCGACAGGACCGGGCTCATTCTCGAAATCTTCGGCGAGCGCGCCCGAACCAAGGAAGGCGCGCTACAGGTGGAGTTCGCGCATCTCTCCTATCAGAAGTCGCGGCTCGTCCGCTCCTGGACCCACCTTGAACGCCAGCGCGGCGGTTTCGGTTTTCTTGGCGGCCCCGGCGAGACGCAGATCGAGACGGACCGGCGCCTGATCGAGGAGCGGATGCGGCGCATCGAGCACGATCTTGACAAGGTGAAGCGCACGCGCGCGCTGCATCGCAAGACGCGGCGTGACGTTCCCTATCCGGTGGTCGCGCTGGTCGGTTACACGAATGCCGGAAAGTCCACGCTTTTCAATCGTCTGACCAAGGCCGAGGTGCTGGCGCAGGACATGCTGTTCGCCACCCTCGATCCCACCCTTCGCCAGATCAAACTGCCGCATGGCGCGCGCATTCTGCTCTCCGACACGGTGGGATTCATCTCCGACCTGCCCACCATGCTCGTCTCCGCCTTCCGGGCGACGCTCGAAGAAGTGACGCTGGCCGACGTGGTTCTCCATATTCGCGACGTCTCGCACGAAGATTGGGAAGCGCAGGCGAAGGACGTCGAGTCGATCCTGAGCGAACTCGGTCTGAAAGGCGAGGCCGAGGGGCGGATTTTGGAAGTTTGGAACAAGATCGACGCGCTCGATCCCGATCGGCTTTCGGCGCTGCAGCTCGCCGTGAGCGGGATCGAGCCTCAGCGGCGGCCGACGCTCGTGTCAGCCTTGACCGGGCAGGGGCTCGATGAGTTGCTGGCAAGGATCGAATCCACGCTGGCGGCGGGACGGGTTCGATTTGAAATGAACCTCGACGTCGCCGACGGCGAGGGCCTCGCCTGGCTTCATGCCCATACCGAAGTGCTCGAACGCGAAGCGTTGCCGGAGGGCGGCGTCCATCTCGTCGTGCGTATCGATCCTGAACGTTCGGAGGGCCTCGCGAGGCGGTTCCCTCAGGCCGAAATGATCCGCGAAGCCGGCGCGGGGCGCTAA